A region from the Tahibacter amnicola genome encodes:
- the ftsZ gene encoding cell division protein FtsZ encodes MFELVERLAPNAVIKVIGVGGGGGNAVAHMVQQHVEGVDFVCANTDAQAIKNSGAKLALQLGGNVTKGLGAGANPEVGRQAALEDRERIVEMLQGADMVFITAGMGGGTGTGAAPVVAQLAKEMGILTVAVVTKPFPFEGRRRMQVALKGIEDLSQHVDSLITVPNEKLLTVLGRDVTLLSAFKQANDVLLGAVQGIADLITRPGLINVDFADVRTVMSEMGMAMMGTGAARGDDRAVAAAEAAINNPLLEDVNLAGACGILVNVTAGPNLTMREFDEIGQVIHGFASEDATVVIGTALDPELQDEVRVTVVATGLNRAAARQVVRKEEAAVRPRLVLRTGTGNEVVDYAQQPATRVAGPAARHVTMAETQTAAEPAMDYLDIPAFLRRQAD; translated from the coding sequence ATGTTTGAACTCGTAGAACGACTGGCACCCAATGCGGTGATCAAGGTGATCGGCGTGGGCGGCGGCGGTGGCAATGCCGTGGCGCACATGGTTCAACAGCACGTCGAGGGCGTGGATTTTGTCTGTGCCAACACGGACGCCCAGGCGATCAAGAACAGCGGCGCGAAGCTGGCGCTGCAGCTGGGCGGCAACGTGACCAAGGGCCTGGGGGCCGGCGCGAATCCGGAAGTCGGCCGCCAGGCCGCCCTGGAAGACCGCGAGCGCATCGTGGAGATGCTGCAGGGTGCGGACATGGTCTTCATCACCGCCGGCATGGGCGGTGGTACTGGCACGGGCGCCGCGCCCGTGGTGGCGCAGCTGGCCAAGGAAATGGGCATCCTGACGGTCGCGGTGGTGACCAAGCCCTTCCCGTTCGAAGGCCGCCGGCGCATGCAGGTGGCGCTCAAGGGCATCGAGGATCTGAGTCAGCACGTCGACTCGCTGATCACCGTGCCGAACGAAAAGCTGCTGACGGTGCTCGGGCGCGACGTGACCTTGCTGTCAGCGTTCAAGCAGGCCAACGACGTGCTGCTGGGCGCGGTGCAGGGCATTGCGGATCTGATTACGCGCCCGGGCCTGATCAACGTCGACTTCGCCGACGTGCGCACGGTCATGTCCGAGATGGGCATGGCGATGATGGGCACTGGCGCGGCGCGCGGTGACGACCGTGCGGTCGCGGCCGCGGAAGCAGCGATCAACAACCCCCTGCTGGAAGACGTCAACCTCGCCGGGGCCTGCGGCATCCTGGTGAACGTCACGGCCGGCCCGAACCTCACGATGCGCGAGTTCGACGAGATTGGCCAGGTCATCCACGGATTTGCCAGCGAGGACGCCACGGTCGTCATCGGCACCGCGCTTGATCCGGAACTCCAGGACGAAGTGCGCGTGACGGTCGTGGCGACGGGCCTCAACCGTGCGGCCGCCCGGCAGGTGGTGCGCAAGGAAGAAGCGGCGGTGCGTCCGCGCCTGGTGCTGCGTACCGGCACCGGCAACGAAGTGGTCGACTACGCGCAGCAGCCCGCGACACGTGTGGCCGGTCCCGCGGCCCGCCACGTGACGATGGCGGAAACGCAGACGGCTGCGGAACCGGCCATGGACTACCTGGATATCCCGGCCTTCCTGCGTCGCCAGGCGGACTGA
- a CDS encoding M23 family metallopeptidase — translation MNIIIVAKPHAVPKSIDLGCWRTRIKCAAALGTAAIACALLGVSVAYTIAGPKSRALAEVQDLRDATATQLKELEQVKIKTQRDLDALAVKLGELQAHATRLNALGERLTRAGKLDDGEFNFAEAPSVGGPEENLPIGHASAPALEGSIDELRDRFSRQQAQLEVLENLLLDRKVESDLLPSGMPVESGYISSYFGGRPDPFSGASAFHSGIDFDAAAGADIHSVAEGVVSWSGQRPGYGNVVEVDHGNGYMTRYAHNSRNIAAVGQRVRVGDVIAKVGSTGRSTGSHVHFEVWLNGRAVNPIAYVRSQRKG, via the coding sequence ATGAACATCATAATCGTCGCGAAGCCGCACGCCGTACCGAAATCTATCGATCTCGGCTGCTGGCGGACCCGAATCAAGTGTGCCGCGGCACTCGGCACCGCCGCGATTGCCTGTGCCCTGCTCGGCGTGAGCGTGGCCTATACCATCGCCGGCCCGAAGAGCCGCGCCCTGGCAGAAGTGCAGGATCTGCGTGACGCCACGGCCACGCAGCTCAAGGAACTCGAGCAGGTCAAGATCAAGACGCAGCGCGATCTCGATGCGCTGGCGGTCAAGCTGGGCGAGCTGCAGGCCCACGCGACCCGGCTCAACGCCCTGGGCGAACGCCTTACCCGTGCCGGCAAGCTCGACGACGGAGAGTTCAATTTCGCCGAAGCGCCCAGCGTCGGTGGCCCGGAAGAAAACCTGCCGATCGGCCACGCCAGCGCACCCGCCCTGGAAGGCTCCATCGACGAACTGCGTGACCGCTTCTCGCGTCAGCAGGCCCAGCTGGAAGTCCTCGAAAACCTGTTGCTGGACCGCAAGGTCGAGTCGGATCTCCTGCCCAGCGGCATGCCGGTCGAATCCGGCTATATCTCCTCGTATTTTGGTGGCCGCCCCGACCCGTTCAGCGGCGCCAGTGCCTTCCATTCCGGTATCGACTTCGACGCCGCCGCCGGGGCGGACATCCACTCGGTCGCCGAGGGTGTAGTGAGCTGGTCCGGCCAGCGCCCGGGCTACGGCAATGTGGTCGAGGTCGACCACGGCAACGGCTACATGACGCGTTATGCCCACAATTCGCGCAATATCGCCGCAGTCGGCCAGCGCGTCCGCGTAGGCGACGTGATTGCCAAGGTCGGTTCGACGGGCCGGTCCACCGGTTCTCATGTGCATTTTGAAGTCTGGCTCAACGGTCGCGCGGTCAATCCCATCGCGTACGTGCGTAGCCAGCGCAAAGGTTGA
- the lpxC gene encoding UDP-3-O-acyl-N-acetylglucosamine deacetylase: MIRQRTLKNVIRATGVGIHTGEKVYMTLRPAAVDTGIVFRRVDLTDPVEIHARAENVGDTSLSSTLTKGTTRVSTVEHLLSAMAGLGIDNAYVDLSASEVPIMDGSAGPFVFLLQSAGIEEQSKAKRFIRIKKPVKVQDGDKWARFEPFDGFKVGFSIDFNHPIFTKKTSVAEIDFSTTSFVKEVSRARTFGFMRDIEMLRERNLVLGGSMDNAIVLDDYRVLNEDGLRYEDEFVKHKILDAIGDLYLLGHSLIGAFYGHKSGHQLNNQLLRTLLADVSAWEEVCFDDPATAPISYAHPAQAL, from the coding sequence ATGATCAGACAACGCACGCTCAAGAACGTCATTCGAGCGACGGGCGTAGGCATCCACACCGGCGAAAAGGTCTACATGACCCTTCGTCCGGCGGCGGTGGACACCGGCATTGTTTTCCGCCGGGTCGACCTGACCGATCCCGTGGAAATCCATGCCCGTGCCGAGAATGTCGGTGACACCAGCCTGTCCAGCACCCTGACCAAGGGAACGACACGCGTATCGACAGTCGAACATCTGCTGTCCGCGATGGCGGGACTGGGCATCGACAACGCCTATGTCGATCTGTCGGCGTCGGAAGTGCCCATCATGGACGGCAGTGCCGGTCCGTTCGTCTTCCTGCTCCAGTCGGCAGGGATTGAAGAACAGTCCAAGGCCAAGCGGTTCATCCGCATCAAGAAGCCGGTCAAGGTCCAGGATGGCGACAAGTGGGCCCGCTTCGAGCCGTTCGACGGCTTCAAGGTCGGCTTCTCCATCGATTTCAACCATCCGATCTTCACCAAGAAGACGTCGGTCGCCGAGATCGACTTCTCGACCACCTCTTTTGTGAAGGAAGTCTCGCGTGCCCGTACCTTCGGGTTTATGCGCGACATCGAAATGTTGCGGGAACGGAACCTGGTTCTCGGTGGGTCGATGGACAACGCCATCGTCCTCGACGATTATCGGGTGCTCAACGAAGACGGTCTGCGCTACGAGGACGAATTCGTCAAACACAAGATCCTCGACGCGATCGGCGACCTGTATCTGCTCGGACACAGCCTTATTGGCGCGTTCTACGGCCACAAGTCGGGACACCAATTGAACAACCAGCTGCTTCGTACGCTGCTTGCCGATGTATCGGCGTGGGAGGAAGTCTGCTTCGACGATCCTGCCACAGCGCCGATTTCCTACGCCCACCCTGCCCAGGCGCTGTAG
- the ftsA gene encoding cell division protein FtsA, producing MNRKSEKSLIVGLDIGTSKTVAIVGEFQPGEPVEIIGVGSHASRGLKRGVVVDIESTVQSIQRAIEEAELMAGCEIRSVYASISGSHIKDENSHGTAPIRDKEVTPADLDAVLNAASALAIPGDRWVLYKEPQEYLIDGQEGIRRPVGMSGVRLEANVHLVTGAASAAQNIMKSIQRCGLTVDELVPSAIASARAVLTSDERELGVCLVDIGAGTTDMAIYTQGAIRHTAVLPIGGDQVTNDIAQFVRTPTANAEEIKIRYACALAQLATAEETIQVPSVGDRPPRRLARQTLAEAVQPRYEEIFEMAQAELRRSGLEELTRAGIVLTGGGAKMEGVVELAEELFHMPVRLGVPQHVSGLADVVSNQIHASGVGLLLYGAGREAVRRPAGAGVARVGGLWGKVMNWFKGNF from the coding sequence ATGAATCGCAAGAGCGAGAAATCGTTGATCGTCGGCCTGGACATCGGCACGTCCAAGACGGTGGCCATCGTCGGCGAATTCCAGCCGGGCGAGCCGGTGGAGATCATTGGCGTCGGCTCGCATGCCTCGCGCGGGCTCAAGCGCGGCGTGGTGGTGGATATCGAATCGACGGTGCAGTCGATCCAGCGCGCGATCGAGGAAGCCGAGCTGATGGCCGGCTGCGAGATTCGCTCGGTCTACGCGTCGATTTCCGGCAGCCATATAAAAGATGAGAACTCGCACGGCACGGCGCCGATCCGTGACAAGGAGGTCACCCCGGCCGACCTGGATGCCGTACTCAACGCGGCCAGCGCGCTGGCGATACCGGGCGACCGGTGGGTGCTCTACAAGGAGCCGCAGGAGTATCTGATCGACGGCCAGGAAGGGATCCGTCGTCCCGTCGGCATGTCCGGCGTGCGCCTGGAGGCCAATGTGCACCTGGTCACCGGTGCGGCGAGCGCGGCGCAGAACATCATGAAGTCGATCCAGCGCTGCGGGCTGACCGTCGACGAGCTGGTGCCCTCGGCCATTGCCTCCGCGCGTGCGGTGCTCACTTCCGACGAGCGCGAGCTGGGCGTATGCCTGGTCGACATCGGCGCGGGCACCACCGACATGGCGATCTACACCCAGGGCGCGATCCGTCACACGGCGGTGCTGCCGATCGGTGGCGACCAGGTCACCAACGATATCGCCCAGTTCGTGCGCACGCCGACGGCGAATGCCGAAGAGATCAAGATCCGCTACGCGTGCGCCCTCGCGCAGCTGGCGACGGCGGAGGAAACCATCCAGGTGCCCAGCGTGGGCGACCGTCCGCCGCGGCGGCTCGCGCGCCAGACCCTGGCCGAAGCCGTGCAGCCGCGCTACGAGGAAATCTTCGAGATGGCCCAGGCGGAGCTGCGCCGCTCGGGCCTGGAGGAGCTGACCCGCGCCGGCATCGTGCTGACCGGCGGCGGCGCCAAGATGGAAGGCGTCGTCGAGCTCGCCGAAGAGCTGTTCCACATGCCGGTACGCCTGGGCGTGCCGCAGCACGTCAGCGGCCTGGCTGATGTCGTTTCCAACCAGATTCACGCCAGTGGCGTCGGCTTGCTGCTGTACGGCGCGGGCCGCGAAGCCGTGCGTCGGCCGGCGGGCGCGGGAGTGGCGCGGGTCGGTGGCCTGTGGGGCAAGGTGATGAACTGGTTCAAGGGCAATTTCTGA
- a CDS encoding DUF721 domain-containing protein — translation MPNSFCLVSVMQAKKPASARRSTDGLKAIGETSPVAALIERARALEALDLRLRLTLPPAIRPHCCLADARSGRVVFLANTSTWAAKLRLHQAPILAEAQKALGKPFKTFTVKVAPLPSVPPEPSRRKPLSRTTAEHLSKAAVTLADPELRALFLRMASLAE, via the coding sequence ATGCCCAATTCGTTCTGCCTGGTTTCCGTGATGCAAGCAAAAAAACCCGCTTCCGCACGACGCTCCACGGATGGCCTGAAAGCCATCGGGGAGACGTCCCCTGTCGCTGCCCTCATCGAGCGCGCGCGAGCACTGGAAGCGCTGGATCTTCGATTGCGCCTGACACTTCCCCCGGCCATCCGCCCGCATTGCTGCCTGGCCGACGCCCGTTCCGGTCGTGTTGTTTTTCTGGCGAACACCTCGACGTGGGCGGCGAAGCTTCGGCTTCACCAGGCGCCCATCCTTGCCGAGGCGCAAAAAGCGCTGGGCAAGCCGTTCAAGACATTCACCGTCAAAGTGGCACCCTTGCCGTCCGTTCCCCCGGAACCGTCAAGGCGGAAGCCGCTTTCCCGCACCACTGCCGAGCATCTGAGCAAGGCGGCGGTCACACTGGCAGACCCGGAATTACGGGCCCTATTTCTACGTATGGCATCCCTTGCCGAGTAG